CTTCGTCTACGAACAGCCGGTTTCGGCGATCCTGTGGGAACGGCTCGGCACCACCCTGATGCTGATGGGCACCTCGCTGAGCCTTGCCTTCTCGATCGGCGTCGGCCTCGGCGCCATCGCCGCGCGGCGCGCCTATTCGCTGACCGACAACGCGATCTCGACGCTGGGACTGGTCTTCTACGCCACGCCCAGCTTCTTCCTGTCGCTGATGATGATCCTCCTGTTCTCGGTCAAGCTGGGCTGGCTGCCGGTCGGCGGGCTGACCGATGTCGCCGCCTTCTATACCGGCTGGGACCACGTGCTCGACGTGGTGTTGCACCTGATCATGCCGACCGCGGCGCTGTCGCTGATCTACCTGTCCTTTTATCTGCGGCTGATGCGGGCCAGCGTGCTCGAGGTTGCCGATCTCGATTTCGTGCGGACCGCGCGGGCCAAGGGCGCGGGCGAGACACGGCTGATGGTCCATCACATCATGCGCAACGCGCTGTTGCCGGTGGTCACGCTTCTGGGGCTGCAATTCTCGACCGTGCTGGGGGGCTCGGTGGTGGTCGAGACCATCTTCGCGCTGCCGGGGCTTGGCCAGCTGGCCTATCAGTCGGTGATCCAGCGCGACATGAACATGCTGATGGGGATCATCTTCCTCTGCGCGATCATCGTCGTCATCGTGAACTTCCTCACCGACCTGCTTTATGCCCGCCTCGATTCAAGGATCGCCCTGAAATGACCGCCGCGACCACAGATCTGCCGCGCCCCGAGGTCCGCCCCGCCGTCGCGCTCTGGCGCCGCTTTGCCCGCAACCGCGCCGCCCTGCTGGGGCTGGTGCTGTTCGGGGCCGTCCTCGTGATGGCCGCGACCGCCGGGCTGATCGAGCCCGTCGACCCGTTGCGCCGCGCGGGCGATCCGCTGACGAAACCCTTCATCGACTGGGCCGTGCCGCTCGGCACCGACCAGCTTGGCCGCGACATCCTGGCCGAGCTGTTTCACGGCGCCCGGATCTCGCTTCTGGTCGGCGTGCTGGCGACGCTCCTGTCGATCGGCATCGGCGTCGTCGTTGGCGCCGTTTCGGGCTTCTTCGGCGGCTGGGTCGACGATGTGCTGATGCGGGTGACCGAGGCGTTCCAGACCATTCCCAATTTCGTGCTGCTCTTGGCGCTGGTGGCGATTCTGGGCTCGTCCATCGAATATATCACGCTGGCCATCGCCATCGTGTCCTGGACCGCGCCCGCGCGCATGGTCCGGGCCGAGTTCCTGTCGCTGCGCAGCCGCGAATTCGTCGATGCGGCGCGCAATCTGGGCGTCTCGAACGGGGCGCTGATCTTTCGCGAGATCCTGCCCAACGCGCTGCCGCCGGTGATCGTCTACGCCTCGGTCATCATGGCGCTGTCGATCCTTCTGGAAAGCGCGCTGGCCTTCCTGGGGCTGGGCGATCCCAACTATGCCAGCTGGGGCAACATGATCGGGCAGGGGCGCGCGGTCTTGCGCACCGACTGGTACTGCGCCGTCATTCCCGGCATCGCCATCGTGCTGACGGTTCTGTCCTTCTCGCTTCTGGGCGAGGGGCTGAACGATGCGCTCAATCCGAGGCAGAAGAAACAATGACCGATCCCGTTCTCGACATACGCGGCCTCAAGATCGCCCTGCCCAAGGGCGCGGACCGGCCCTTCGCGCTGGCCGGGCTGGACCTGAGCGTGCGCCCCGGCGAGATCGTCTGCCTCGTCGGCGAAAGCGGGTCCGGCA
The genomic region above belongs to Rhodovulum sulfidophilum DSM 1374 and contains:
- a CDS encoding ABC transporter permease; amino-acid sequence: MTAATTDLPRPEVRPAVALWRRFARNRAALLGLVLFGAVLVMAATAGLIEPVDPLRRAGDPLTKPFIDWAVPLGTDQLGRDILAELFHGARISLLVGVLATLLSIGIGVVVGAVSGFFGGWVDDVLMRVTEAFQTIPNFVLLLALVAILGSSIEYITLAIAIVSWTAPARMVRAEFLSLRSREFVDAARNLGVSNGALIFREILPNALPPVIVYASVIMALSILLESALAFLGLGDPNYASWGNMIGQGRAVLRTDWYCAVIPGIAIVLTVLSFSLLGEGLNDALNPRQKKQ
- a CDS encoding ABC transporter permease produces the protein MQLTQVLTYAMRRLLQAVPVVILIMVGTFLLLKLAPGDTVDALVGDMGGADAAYIARLRAEYGLDQPVWVQLGRYMAKLIQFDFGWSFVYEQPVSAILWERLGTTLMLMGTSLSLAFSIGVGLGAIAARRAYSLTDNAISTLGLVFYATPSFFLSLMMILLFSVKLGWLPVGGLTDVAAFYTGWDHVLDVVLHLIMPTAALSLIYLSFYLRLMRASVLEVADLDFVRTARAKGAGETRLMVHHIMRNALLPVVTLLGLQFSTVLGGSVVVETIFALPGLGQLAYQSVIQRDMNMLMGIIFLCAIIVVIVNFLTDLLYARLDSRIALK